One Marinibacterium anthonyi genomic region harbors:
- the hsrA gene encoding High-copy suppressor of rspA, with translation MDTPLTPGRQIAIAGVVACAFLMQGVDTTLLTIAIPTIAPQLGVSAVVMHFAITAYLLSLAVFMPISGWFADRFGPRRVFQAAMVVFVLGSALSGLSPSLGVMVLARFLQGFGGAMMTPVGRLILLRAFGKGRTLDAMMWLTIPVLIGPLLGPLLGAVIVQSFDWRLIFFVNAPVCLITIALARWLIPPDTGDRVKVGFDWGGFALAGIALTLFQLGVEHLGHPLLGSEWVTLIFFASALTVFHLYRRHARRHDAPALDLALFRIPAFRIGVIGGGIGRVGLNSLAFLLPLVFQIGLGMSPIKAGLLSSTAALGAFAAKSILKKIVATWGYATTIAGVGVLGAAMIAGFALLHPGLSAWIVVPYVILAGATRTIYFNSVNALTYSEVPAEELSRSVATAGVFQQLAMGLGISLSAAILSLVSGEGHVLEMADFSKVFVIMGLIPILSLPFFAWLRNVTASGSGPTQRKGPKPGPKRESARA, from the coding sequence CGCCATTGCCGGTGTCGTCGCATGCGCGTTCCTGATGCAGGGCGTCGACACGACACTTCTGACCATCGCCATCCCCACCATCGCGCCGCAACTGGGCGTGTCTGCGGTGGTCATGCACTTTGCGATCACGGCCTATCTGCTGAGCCTTGCGGTCTTCATGCCGATATCCGGCTGGTTCGCGGACCGGTTCGGGCCGCGCCGGGTGTTCCAGGCGGCGATGGTGGTGTTCGTGCTGGGATCGGCGCTGTCGGGGCTGTCGCCGTCGCTGGGGGTGATGGTGCTGGCGCGGTTCCTGCAGGGCTTCGGCGGCGCGATGATGACGCCTGTGGGCCGGCTGATCCTGTTGCGCGCCTTCGGCAAGGGGCGGACGCTGGACGCGATGATGTGGCTGACGATCCCGGTGCTGATCGGGCCGCTTCTGGGCCCGCTTCTGGGTGCGGTGATCGTGCAGTCCTTCGACTGGCGCCTGATCTTTTTCGTCAATGCGCCGGTCTGCCTGATCACGATCGCGCTGGCGCGCTGGCTGATCCCGCCCGATACCGGGGACCGGGTGAAGGTGGGCTTTGACTGGGGCGGGTTCGCACTGGCCGGTATCGCGCTGACGCTGTTCCAGCTGGGGGTCGAACACCTGGGCCACCCGCTGCTGGGCAGCGAATGGGTGACGCTGATCTTCTTCGCCTCGGCGCTGACGGTCTTTCACCTGTACCGCCGCCATGCCCGGCGCCATGACGCGCCGGCGCTGGACCTGGCGCTGTTCCGCATCCCCGCCTTCCGCATCGGCGTGATCGGCGGGGGGATCGGGCGGGTCGGGCTGAATTCGCTGGCCTTCCTGCTGCCGCTGGTCTTCCAGATCGGGCTGGGCATGTCGCCGATCAAGGCGGGGCTGTTGTCGTCCACCGCTGCGCTTGGCGCTTTTGCCGCGAAATCCATCCTGAAGAAGATCGTCGCCACCTGGGGCTATGCCACCACGATTGCCGGGGTCGGCGTGCTGGGCGCCGCGATGATCGCGGGTTTCGCGCTGCTGCATCCGGGCCTGTCGGCCTGGATCGTGGTGCCCTACGTGATCCTCGCCGGCGCCACGCGCACGATCTATTTCAACTCGGTCAACGCGCTGACCTATTCCGAAGTCCCGGCCGAGGAACTGAGCCGGTCCGTCGCGACCGCCGGCGTGTTCCAGCAGCTGGCCATGGGGCTTGGGATCTCGTTGTCGGCGGCGATCCTGTCGCTGGTCAGCGGCGAAGGCCATGTGCTTGAGATGGCGGACTTTTCCAAGGTCTTCGTGATCATGGGCCTGATCCCGATCCTGTCGCTGCCGTTCTTCGCCTGGCTGCGCAACGTGACGGCGAGTGGTTCGGGTCCCACACAGCGCAAGGGGCCCAAGCCGGGCCCCAAACGGGAAAGTGCCCGCGCCTGA
- a CDS encoding Pyrimidine monooxygenase, RutA-like protein, with amino-acid sequence MTQIGVFIPIGSRGWLISTTSPKTMPSFDFNRTIVQRAEHYGLDFALSMIKLRGYNGPSEYWVHNLESFTLMAGIAAVTKKIQLFASSAILTLPPALTARMATTIDSIAPGRFGVNIVTGWQPKEYQQMGIELTQEHFAKRYDYAAEYVTVMKELWENGVSDFKGEFFQMDDCKLSPQPSAHIPIVGAGQSEKGMDFVAQHGDFNFVGAGGPGKDINYTGGLQATVAKVDAAAKKFGRDTGAFTLLMIIADRTEEMAFAKWEHYKTGTDIEALEWQATQAGADLQAKEGSTAAGLKMGIQNPQPTGLLKLIGSYEQVAQMLDEIAVTPGLKGIMLTFDDFIIGMEQFGEHIQPLMKTRNPAMLEAAE; translated from the coding sequence ATGACCCAGATCGGCGTTTTCATTCCCATCGGAAGCCGCGGCTGGCTGATCTCGACCACGTCGCCCAAGACGATGCCGTCATTCGACTTCAACCGCACCATCGTGCAGCGCGCCGAGCATTACGGGCTGGATTTCGCGCTGTCGATGATCAAGCTGCGCGGCTACAACGGGCCGTCGGAATACTGGGTGCACAACCTGGAAAGCTTTACGCTGATGGCCGGGATCGCCGCCGTCACCAAGAAGATCCAGCTGTTCGCGTCCTCGGCCATCCTGACATTGCCGCCGGCGCTGACCGCGCGGATGGCGACCACGATCGATTCCATCGCGCCGGGCCGGTTCGGGGTGAACATCGTGACCGGCTGGCAGCCCAAGGAATACCAGCAGATGGGCATCGAGCTGACGCAGGAACATTTCGCCAAGCGCTACGATTACGCCGCCGAATACGTCACCGTGATGAAGGAGCTGTGGGAAAACGGCGTGTCCGATTTCAAGGGCGAATTCTTTCAGATGGACGATTGCAAGCTGTCCCCGCAACCGTCGGCGCATATCCCCATCGTGGGCGCGGGCCAGTCGGAAAAGGGCATGGATTTCGTCGCCCAGCACGGCGATTTCAACTTTGTCGGGGCCGGCGGTCCGGGCAAGGACATCAACTATACCGGCGGGTTGCAGGCCACGGTCGCCAAGGTCGACGCGGCGGCCAAGAAGTTCGGCCGCGATACCGGCGCCTTTACCCTGCTGATGATCATCGCCGACCGGACCGAGGAAATGGCCTTTGCCAAGTGGGAACACTACAAGACCGGCACCGATATCGAGGCGCTGGAATGGCAGGCGACCCAGGCGGGCGCCGACCTGCAGGCCAAGGAGGGTTCGACCGCCGCAGGCCTGAAGATGGGCATCCAGAACCCCCAGCCCACCGGCCTGCTGAAGCTGATCGGGTCCTATGAACAGGTCGCGCAGATGCTGGACGAGATCGCGGTGACCCCGGGGCTGAAGGGCATCATGCTGACCTTCGACGATTTCATCATCGGGATGGAGCAGTTCGGCGAACACATCCAGCCGCTGATGAAGACGCGCAATCCCGCCATGCTGGAGGCTGCAGAATGA
- a CDS encoding Pyrimidine monooxygenase, RutA-like protein, which yields MTKIGVFVPIGSRGWFMSTTAPKTEPTFDLNKTIVQRAEFYGMDFALAMVKFRGFDGDSEYWVRNLEPFTMMAGIAAVTSKIKLYASIPLLITPPALAARMAVTIDSIAPGRFGVNLVTGWQPKEYQQMGLWPGDEWFAKRYEYATEYVTVMKELWEDGVSNFKGEFFQMDDCRLSPQPSSKIEVVSANSSDRGMQFVAEHADYNFVGAGSGINQVDLSGDPAARLMAAAEKTGRKVGALTLVTVIAAPTEEMAFAKWDHYKKGTDMGALAWAKAQSGQDTKASENSTAGRMARNAEAQLKDPSKAMPNGGFKLIGSYEQVAGMLDQIGSTPGIEGIMLIFDDFIAGIEQFGEHIQPLMKTRGAPLATAAE from the coding sequence ATGACCAAGATCGGCGTTTTCGTTCCCATCGGGTCGCGCGGGTGGTTCATGTCGACCACCGCGCCCAAGACCGAACCGACCTTCGACCTGAACAAGACCATCGTTCAGCGGGCGGAATTCTACGGCATGGATTTCGCGCTTGCGATGGTGAAGTTCCGCGGTTTCGACGGCGATTCCGAATACTGGGTGCGCAACCTGGAACCCTTCACGATGATGGCGGGCATTGCCGCCGTGACGTCGAAGATCAAGCTGTATGCGTCGATCCCCCTGCTGATCACGCCGCCGGCGCTGGCCGCGCGGATGGCGGTGACCATCGATTCCATCGCGCCGGGCCGGTTCGGCGTGAACCTGGTGACCGGTTGGCAGCCCAAGGAATACCAGCAGATGGGCCTGTGGCCCGGCGATGAATGGTTCGCCAAGCGCTATGAATACGCGACCGAATACGTGACGGTGATGAAGGAGCTTTGGGAAGACGGCGTGTCCAACTTCAAGGGCGAATTCTTTCAGATGGACGATTGCAGGCTGTCGCCGCAGCCGTCGTCCAAGATCGAGGTCGTGTCGGCCAATTCGTCCGACCGGGGCATGCAGTTCGTGGCCGAACACGCCGATTACAACTTTGTCGGCGCCGGATCGGGCATCAACCAGGTGGACCTGTCGGGCGATCCCGCCGCGCGCCTGATGGCCGCGGCCGAGAAGACGGGCCGCAAGGTGGGCGCGCTGACGCTGGTGACGGTGATCGCCGCGCCGACCGAGGAGATGGCGTTCGCCAAGTGGGACCATTACAAGAAGGGCACCGACATGGGCGCGCTGGCCTGGGCCAAGGCGCAGTCGGGGCAGGACACCAAGGCGTCCGAGAATTCGACCGCCGGCCGCATGGCCCGCAACGCCGAGGCGCAGCTGAAGGATCCGTCCAAGGCGATGCCCAACGGCGGCTTCAAGCTGATCGGGTCCTATGAACAGGTCGCCGGCATGCTGGACCAGATCGGTTCGACCCCGGGGATCGAGGGCATCATGCTGATCTTCGACGATTTCATCGCCGGGATCGAACAGTTCGGCGAACATATCCAGCCGCTGATGAAGACCCGTGGCGCGCCCCTGGCGACGGCGGCGGAATGA